A window from Solanum stenotomum isolate F172 chromosome 5, ASM1918654v1, whole genome shotgun sequence encodes these proteins:
- the LOC125863763 gene encoding uncharacterized protein LOC125863763, translating into MSEQAKKARGSLKGGSLHTGGAKTVGTIIREMKKELGHTPIEPEVFKKTHVKKEANESDLDVWVEERAERTFYVTENLDSSIQMTPELSTQIWIEKVIGRTHKGGVYGLGSQNDLISALAESERRRIVEQQSMSVTVQEIKEQVLNLARRRTTSSPAEDTDDDNDEDDDFVDRTP; encoded by the exons ATGTCTGAACAAGCCAAAAAGGCTAGAGGCAGTCTTAAGGGTGGCTCGTTGCACACTGGAGGTGCAAAGACCGTTGGAACAATTATAagagagatg aaaaaagaatTGGGACACACTCCCATTGAACcggaggttttcaagaagactcatgtGAAGAAGGAAGCAAATGAGTCGGATCTGGATGTGTGGGTCGAGGAAAGGgccgaacgaactttt TACGTcactgagaatctagatagttcgatCCAAATGACACCTGAACTGTCCACCCAAATTTGGATAGAGAAAGTGATAGGGCGGACACACAAGGGTGGAgtctatggtctaggctctcaAAACGAT CTTATATCGGCATTGGCAGAGTCGGAGCGGAGAAGAATAGTTGAACAACAAAGCATGAGTGTGACCGTTCaagaaatcaaagaacaagtgctAAACCTCGCTCGTCGACGTACTACATCATCTCCTGCCGAGGACACCGACGACGACAATGACGAGGATGATGATTTTGTAGATCGCACTCCCTAG